TTCAGTCGGGTACGCGTCGCTGCGCATGGCCTCGGCGACACGGCGGTCGATGTCGAGGATCGCGCTGGCCGGGTCTGCCAGTTGATCGGCGACCGCGGCATGGGTCGCGCCCATTTGCTTGATCAGTTCACGCATGTTCTGCGCGCCGGCACCGGAGGCCGCCTGATACGTCATGGCGCTCATCCACTCGACCAGACCGGCCTCGAACAGGCCGCCCAGACCCATCAGCATCAAGCTGACGGTGCAGTTGCCGCCGATGTAGTTCTTGGTGCCCGCGTCGAGCTGCTGGTCGATGACCTTGCGGTTCACCGGGTCCAGCACAATCACCGCGTCATCCTGCATGCGCAGGCTGGAAGCGGCGTCGATCCAGTAACCCTGCCAGCCGGCTTCACGCAGTTTGGGGAACACTTCGCTGGTGTAGTCGCCGCCCTGGCAAGTCAGAATCACGTCGAGGGTTTTCAGCTCTTCAATGCTGTAAGCGTCCTTGAGCGGAGCAATGTCCTTGCCCACGGAAGGGCCTTGGCCACCGACATTGGAAGTGGTGAAAAACACCGGTTCGATAAGATCGAAATCCTGCTCTTCCAGCATCCGCTGCATGAGCACGGAACCGACCATACCGCGCCAACCGATCAGACCTACACGTTTCATCGCAACTACACCTTCTTGAAAAAGTGGGCCGCTGCTTTCATGGGTGAAAGTGGCAGCGGGCCGGAGAGATTACAGATTCCGCAGCGCGGCGACTACTGCGTCGCCCATTTCCTGCGTACCGACTTTGGTGCAACCGTTCGACCAGATGTCGCCGGTGCGCAGGCCCTGATCGAGGACCAGACTGACGGCTTGTTCGATGGCATCGGCCGCAGCCTGCTGGTTGAAGCTGTAACGCAGCATCATCGACACCGACAGGATAGTCGCCAACGGGTTGGCAATGCCCTTGCCGGCGATGTCCGGCGCCGAACCGTGGCACGGCTCGTACATGCCCTTGTTATTGGTGTCGAGCGAGGCCGACGGCAGCATGCCGATCGAACCGGTGAGCATCGACGCCTGGTCCGACAGAATGTCGCCGAACAGGTTGTCGGTGACGATCACGTCGAATTGCTTCGGTGCGCGCACCAGTTGCATGGCGGCGTTGTCGACGTACATGTGGCTCAGTTCGACTTGCGGGTAATCCTTGGCCACTTGCTCGACGATTTCACGCCACAGTTGGCTGGACGCCAGCACGTTGGCCTTGTCCACCGAGCAGAGCTTTTTGCCGCGAACCATGGCCATGTCGAAACCGACACGAGCGATGCGGCGGATTTCGCTTTCGCTGTACGGCAGCGTGTCGTACGCCTGACGCTCGCCGTTTTCCAGGGTTCGGGTGCCGCGCGGCGCGCCGAAGTAGATGCCACCGGTCAGCTCACGGACGATCAGGATGTCGAGGCCGGCGACGATTTCCGGTTTCAGGCTCGAAGCTTCGGCGAGTTGCGGATAAAGGATCGCCGGGCGCAGGTTGCCGAACAGGCCCAGTTGCGCACGAATCTTCAGCAGACCGCGCTCAGGGCGGATGTCACGCTCGATGGTGTCCCATTTCGGGCCGCCGACGGCGCCGAGCAACACTGCATCGGCAGCGCGGGCGCGATCGAGGGTTTCGTCGGCCAGTGGCACGCCGTGTTTGTCGATGGCGGCGCCGCCGATGACGTCGTGGCTCAGTTCAAAGCCCAACGCGTACTTGTCGTTGGCCAGCTCCAACACCTTGACCGCTTCGGCCATGATTTCCGGGCCAATACCGTCACCTGGGAGAATCAGAATCTGCTTGCTCATGCTTTCCTCATGTCATCAGTCGGCGCGCCCGTGGGCACGCCCGGAAAAATTCTATTGTTCGGCCGCTATCGTGCGGCTGATATCGTGCGGCTGATATCGTTCAACGCTTAGCGTTCTGCAAACAGCACCAGCACATCTGTACTGAACGAACCATCGGCCTCAATTTCAAAATATTCGCGCACTTCGTTGCCCATCGATTTCTGCAATTCGAGGATCGCGGCGCGCATTACTTCGGGGGTGCGCATGCGCTCGACCCAACTGCGGTATTCCAGGCGCAGGCGCTGGCGGCTGGAGTTGCGTACATGCAACCCCGCCTCGCTGACCTGGCGCATCCACTCACCGGCATCGTAATCGCGCACGTGACTGGTGTCGCGCAGCACTTCGACGCTTTGCAGGTAGGTGTCGAACAACGGGCTGCCCGGCGACAACACATCGACAAACGCCGCCACGCCGCCCGGCTTCAGCACCCGGCGCACTTCGCGCAGGGCCAGGCCGAGGTCGCTCCAATGGTGCGCCGAATAACGGCTGAACACGAAGTCGAACTCGCCATCGGCAAACGGCAGGCGCTCGGCGGCGCCGTTGACCGTGGTGACGTTGCCGAAACCGCGCTCGCTCGCCGCTGCAGCAACCACGTCGAGCATTGGCTGGGACAGGTCGTAGGCGACCACTTCCTTGACCAGCGACGCCACGTGAAAACTCACGTGACCGGCGCCGCAACCCAGGTCCAGCACCCGCGCATCGCCGCGCCCGGCCAGTTCGGCCTGTAGCAGGGCAAATTCGGTGCCTTGCGCGTGGACCGCGCTGCTCAAGTAGGCCGAGGCCTGCTCACCGAATTGCTTTTGCACGACTTGGGAGTGCTGGGCGGTGCTGGTCATGGGACATCCTTTTTGGGGTTTAGCCTTGTGGTGTGTTGGCGGGCCTCTTCGCGGGCAAGCCTCGCTCCTACAGGGTTTTGTGAGCGACGCAAATCCAATGTGGGAGCCGAGCTTGCTCGCGATGGGGCCGGCACTGCCTACCGAAAACTACCGAAAATCAATCGCGGAACAACCACGGCTGGCTCGCCCGGTGCTTGCTTTCAAACGTCGCAATCGCTTCATGGTCCATCAAGGTCAGGCCAATATCGTCCAGACCATTCACCAGGCAATGCTTGCGAAACTCGTCCAGTTCAAAGCTGTAAGTTTTGCCATCCGGACGGGTCACGGTTTGTGCCTCCAGATCGACGGTCAACTGGTAACCCGGATTCGCTTCAACCTGCTGAAACAACTCATCCACTTCAGCGTCGGTGAGGATGATCGGCAGCAAGCCGTTCTTGAAGCTGTTGTTGTAGAAGATGTCGGCGTAGCTCGGCGCGATGATGCTGCGGAAACCGTATTCTTCCAGCGCCCACGGCGCGTGCTCACGGCTGGAGCCGCAACCGAAGTTCTCGCGGGCCAGCAACACGCTGGCGCCTTGGTAACGCTCGGCGTTGAGCACGAAATCCTTGTTCAACGGACGCTTGGAGTTGTCCTGATAGGCATACCCGACGTCCAGATAACGCCACTCGTCGAACAGGTTCGGGCCGAAACCGGTGCGTTTGATCGACTTCAGAAACTGCTTCGGAATGATCTGGTCAGTGTCGACGTTGGCTCGATCCAATGGCGCGACCAAACCGGTGTGTTGGGTAAAAGCTCTCATGTGCGGTTCCTCAGATCAGTTCGCGAACGTCGATGAAACGACCGTTGACGGCAGCCGCAGCGGCCATCGCCGGGCTGACCAGGTGGGTACGGCCACCGGCGCCCTGACGCCCTTCGAAGTTACGGTTGGAGGTCGAAGCGCAGTGCTCGCCCGACTCCAAACGGTCCGGGTTCATCGCCAGGCACATCGAGCAACCCGGTTCACGCCACTCGAAACCGGCTTCGAGGAAAATCTTGTCCAGGCCTTCCGCCTCGGCTTGCGCCTTCACCAGGCCCGAGCCCGGAACCACGATAGCTTGCTTGATCGTCGAAGCGACTTTGCGGCCCTTGGCGATCACCGCCGCAGCGCGCAAATCTTCGATCCGCGAGTTGGTGCAGGAGCCGATGAATACGCGGTCGAGCTGAATGTCGGTGATCGCCTGATTGGCGCTCAAACCCATGTATTTCAAAGCGCGTTCGATGGAACCGCGTTTGACCAGGTCCATTTCCTTCGCCGGGTCCGGCACGTTCTGATCCACCGCCAAGACCATCTCGGGCGAGGTGCCCCAGCTGACTTGCGGCTTGATCTGCGCCGCGTCGAGCTTGACCACAGTGTCGAACACCGCGTCCGCGTCGGACACCAGATCTTTCCAGGCTTCGACCGCCATGTCCCATTCCGCGCCTTTCGGGGCGAATGGACGACCCTTGACGTACTCGACGGTTTTTTCGTCGGCGGCGACCAGACCAACACGGGCACCCGCCTCGATCGACATGTTGCAAATGGTCATGCGGCCTTCGATCGACAAGTCGCGAATCGCGCTGCCGGCGAACTCGATGGCGTGGCCGTTACCGCCGGCGGTGCCGATCTTGCCGATCACCGCGAGGACGATGTCCTTGGCGGTGACGCCGAACGGCAAGGTGCCTTCGACCGAGACCAGCATGTTTTTCATTTTCTTCGCGACCAGGCACTGCGTGGCGAACACGTGCTCGACCTCGGATGTGCCGATGCCGTGGGCCAAGGCACCGAATGCGCCGTGGGTCGAGGTGTGCGAGTCGCCGCAAACCACGGTCATGCCCGGCAACGTTGCGCCCTGCTCCGGGCCGATCACGTGAACGATGCCCTGACGCACGTCGTTCATCTTGAATTCGGTGATGCCGTATTCGTCGCAATAGTCATCAAGGGTTTGCACCTGCAAACGCGAGACCTGATCAGTGATCGCTTCGATGCCGCCCTTGCGATCCGGGGTGGTCGGCACGTTGTGGTCCGGGGTGGCGATGATCGAATCGACGCGCCAAGGCTTGCGCCCGGCCAGACGCAGGCCTTCGAAAGCTTGGGGCGAAGTCACTTCATGGATGATGTGGCGGTCGATGTAGATCAGCGACGAGCCATCGTCGCGCCGTTTCACTTCATGCGAATCCCAGAGCTTGTCGTAAAGCGTTTTGCCGGCCATCAGACGGTCCTCATCAGCTTGTTTCTATTTTCTATGCCTTGGGTCGTGCAGCGGTTCAATAACCCCTTGGCTTGTGAGGCTGATCCTAGGGGGTTACATTAAATAACTCAAATTCATATTTTTCATGCTTTGGATAACCAACTGGAATACCACAATGGACCTGGCCAACCTCAACGCTTTTATCGCGATTGCCGAGACCGGAAGTTTCTCCGGCGCCGGCGAACGTTTGCACCTGACACAACCGGCAATCAGCAAACGCATCGCCGGGCTGGAGCAGCAATTGAAGGTGCGGCTGTTTGACCGCCTGGGCCGTGAAGTCGGCCTGACCGAGGCCGGACGCGCGCTGCTGCCGCGCGCTTATCAGATTCTCAATGTGCTGGACGACACCCGCCGCGCGCTGACCAACCTGACCGGCGAAGTGACCGGTCGTCTGACGCTGGCCACCAGTCATCACATCGGCCTGCACCGTTTGCCGCCGCTGTTGCGGGAGTTCACCCGCCGTTACCCACAAGTGGCGCTGGATATTCAGTTCCTCGATTCGGAAGTGGCCTACGAGGAAATTCTCCATGGCCGCGCCGAACTGGCGGTGATCACCCTGGCGCCGGAGCCACACACGCTGGTCAAAGCCACGCCAGTGTGGGACGACCCGCTGGATTTCGTGGTGGCACCCGAACACTCGCTGATCAGCAACGGCCCGGTCAGCCTCGCCGACATTGCCCTGCACCCGGCAGTCTTCCCCGGCGGCAACACCTTTACCCATCACATCGTGCAGCGCCTGTTCGAGGCTCAGGGCCTGACGCCGAACATCGCGATGAGCACGAATTATCTGGAAACGATCAAGATGATGGTCTCGATCGGCCTGGCCTGGAGCGTTTTGCCGCGCACCATGCTCGATGAACAAGTGGCGCGCATACCTTTGCCGGGCATACAGCTCACTCGCCAGCTAGGCTATATCTTGCACACGGAAAGGACGCTATCGAATGCGGCACGGGCCTTTATGGCCTTGCTGGATGCACAAATTGATCTGCCAGGGAGCCACGGCTGAGTTGTGCTACATCTATAGAGCTGCAAACCCCTGTGCCTAACGCCCCCATTCAGCCAAAGGCCTGTTGCCAATGCCCAAATCTGTTGACCGTACTCCGCCGATGCCGCGTATTCAGGCGATTGACCCGCAGCGGTCAGAGCAGAGCTGGGAAAGTGCGCCGCAATTGCTCGCCGCACTCAACGGCGCGCGCCTCGGGGCGTGGTACTGGGACATAGAACTTGGCCAGATCAGTTGGTCGCGGGGCACGCAGGCATTGTTCGGTTTCGATCCGCGTCAGCCGCTGCCCA
The window above is part of the Pseudomonas prosekii genome. Proteins encoded here:
- the leuC gene encoding 3-isopropylmalate dehydratase large subunit — its product is MAGKTLYDKLWDSHEVKRRDDGSSLIYIDRHIIHEVTSPQAFEGLRLAGRKPWRVDSIIATPDHNVPTTPDRKGGIEAITDQVSRLQVQTLDDYCDEYGITEFKMNDVRQGIVHVIGPEQGATLPGMTVVCGDSHTSTHGAFGALAHGIGTSEVEHVFATQCLVAKKMKNMLVSVEGTLPFGVTAKDIVLAVIGKIGTAGGNGHAIEFAGSAIRDLSIEGRMTICNMSIEAGARVGLVAADEKTVEYVKGRPFAPKGAEWDMAVEAWKDLVSDADAVFDTVVKLDAAQIKPQVSWGTSPEMVLAVDQNVPDPAKEMDLVKRGSIERALKYMGLSANQAITDIQLDRVFIGSCTNSRIEDLRAAAVIAKGRKVASTIKQAIVVPGSGLVKAQAEAEGLDKIFLEAGFEWREPGCSMCLAMNPDRLESGEHCASTSNRNFEGRQGAGGRTHLVSPAMAAAAAVNGRFIDVRELI
- a CDS encoding class I SAM-dependent methyltransferase, whose amino-acid sequence is MTSTAQHSQVVQKQFGEQASAYLSSAVHAQGTEFALLQAELAGRGDARVLDLGCGAGHVSFHVASLVKEVVAYDLSQPMLDVVAAAASERGFGNVTTVNGAAERLPFADGEFDFVFSRYSAHHWSDLGLALREVRRVLKPGGVAAFVDVLSPGSPLFDTYLQSVEVLRDTSHVRDYDAGEWMRQVSEAGLHVRNSSRQRLRLEYRSWVERMRTPEVMRAAILELQKSMGNEVREYFEIEADGSFSTDVLVLFAER
- the asd gene encoding aspartate-semialdehyde dehydrogenase, whose protein sequence is MKRVGLIGWRGMVGSVLMQRMLEEQDFDLIEPVFFTTSNVGGQGPSVGKDIAPLKDAYSIEELKTLDVILTCQGGDYTSEVFPKLREAGWQGYWIDAASSLRMQDDAVIVLDPVNRKVIDQQLDAGTKNYIGGNCTVSLMLMGLGGLFEAGLVEWMSAMTYQAASGAGAQNMRELIKQMGATHAAVADQLADPASAILDIDRRVAEAMRSDAYPTENFGVPLAGSLIPWIDKELPNGQSREEWKAQAETNKILGRFKSPIPVDGICVRIGAMRCHSQALTIKLNKDVPIADIEGLISQHNPWVKLVPNHRDASIQELSPTKVTGTLNVPVGRLRKLNMGTQYVGAFTVGDQLLWGAAEPLRRMLRILLER
- the leuB gene encoding 3-isopropylmalate dehydrogenase, encoding MSKQILILPGDGIGPEIMAEAVKVLELANDKYALGFELSHDVIGGAAIDKHGVPLADETLDRARAADAVLLGAVGGPKWDTIERDIRPERGLLKIRAQLGLFGNLRPAILYPQLAEASSLKPEIVAGLDILIVRELTGGIYFGAPRGTRTLENGERQAYDTLPYSESEIRRIARVGFDMAMVRGKKLCSVDKANVLASSQLWREIVEQVAKDYPQVELSHMYVDNAAMQLVRAPKQFDVIVTDNLFGDILSDQASMLTGSIGMLPSASLDTNNKGMYEPCHGSAPDIAGKGIANPLATILSVSMMLRYSFNQQAAADAIEQAVSLVLDQGLRTGDIWSNGCTKVGTQEMGDAVVAALRNL
- the leuD gene encoding 3-isopropylmalate dehydratase small subunit; amino-acid sequence: MRAFTQHTGLVAPLDRANVDTDQIIPKQFLKSIKRTGFGPNLFDEWRYLDVGYAYQDNSKRPLNKDFVLNAERYQGASVLLARENFGCGSSREHAPWALEEYGFRSIIAPSYADIFYNNSFKNGLLPIILTDAEVDELFQQVEANPGYQLTVDLEAQTVTRPDGKTYSFELDEFRKHCLVNGLDDIGLTLMDHEAIATFESKHRASQPWLFRD
- a CDS encoding LysR family transcriptional regulator; amino-acid sequence: MDLANLNAFIAIAETGSFSGAGERLHLTQPAISKRIAGLEQQLKVRLFDRLGREVGLTEAGRALLPRAYQILNVLDDTRRALTNLTGEVTGRLTLATSHHIGLHRLPPLLREFTRRYPQVALDIQFLDSEVAYEEILHGRAELAVITLAPEPHTLVKATPVWDDPLDFVVAPEHSLISNGPVSLADIALHPAVFPGGNTFTHHIVQRLFEAQGLTPNIAMSTNYLETIKMMVSIGLAWSVLPRTMLDEQVARIPLPGIQLTRQLGYILHTERTLSNAARAFMALLDAQIDLPGSHG